From the Drosophila suzukii chromosome 2 unlocalized genomic scaffold, CBGP_Dsuzu_IsoJpt1.0 scf_2c, whole genome shotgun sequence genome, one window contains:
- the LOC139354110 gene encoding uncharacterized protein, with amino-acid sequence MASDVRSTLGTYGVHHQVEFVFIPPRSPHFGGLWEAAVKSAKHLFLRAVGNALLKEDEVQTILVEVEAVLNSRPLVADSSNPNDGEAITPAHFLVGTTLAALPPGSAPPHPDDDLTHLQRWQLISAIKRRFWRDWSRDYIAGLQQRVKWTTESANLLPGTIVVIKEDNFPPQKWLLGRVTEVTHGSDGKVRVALVKTKQGVYKRSVHHLAPLPIN; translated from the coding sequence ATGGCCTCCGATGTCCGCAGCACACTGGGAACGTACGGCGTCCATCACCAGGTTGAGTTCGTCTTCATTCCGCCCCGGTCGCCTCATTTCGGGGGCCTATGGGAGGCCGCCGTCAAGTCCGCCAAACACCTCTTTTTGAGGGCCGTCGGAAACGCCTTGCTGAAGGAGGACGAAGTCCAGACGATCCTGGTTGAAGTGGAAGCAGTGCTTAACTCGCGTCCGCTAGTAGCTGACAGCAGCAACCCTAACGACGGAGAGGCTATTACTCCAGCCCACTTTCTGGTAGGCACCACGCTCGCTGCTCTACCCCCAGGATCGGCACCTCCTCATCCGGACGACGACCTAACTCATCTACAACGCTGGCAGCTTATATCAGCCATCAAGCGACGGTTTTGGCGAGACTGGTCCCGTGACTACATAGCTGGGCTGCAGCAAAGAGTTAAGTGGACAACGGAATCGGCCAACCTTCTACCAGGAACCATCGTCGTCATCAAAGAGGACAATTTTCCGCCCCAGAAGTGGCTGCTCGGCAGAGTCACCGAAGTAACGCACGGATCGGATGGCAAGGTGCGCGTTGCTCTAGTAAAAACCAAGCAAGGCGTATACAAACGCTCAGTACATCATCTGGCACCTCTTCCCATTAATTGA